The following are encoded together in the Candidatus Methylomirabilis oxygeniifera genome:
- a CDS encoding conserved membrane protein of unknown function (Evidence 4 : Homologs of previously reported genes of unknown function) encodes MSTQDITVATRLNVFERYLSVWVALCIVTGIAIGKISPGLVGALSRMEVSHVNLPVAILIWLMIYPMMLRIDFSAIRDVGRRPKGILITLFVNWLVKPFSMAFLGWLFFKHLFAGIIGPSLGDQYLAGTIILAAAPCTAMVFVWSYLTDGDPAYTLVQVALNDLIMLFAFAPIVIFLLGVSNITVPYDVLLYSVLLYIVIPLVAGAASRAALLRTHGPAWFEGVFLARLKPVTIVALLATLVIIFAFQGEVILGKLSHIVLIAIPLLIQVYFNSGLAYGLAWRLRVPHSVAAPGALIGASNFFELAVATAISLFGLTSGATLATVVGVLVEVPVMLSVCSICNRTRHWFTEPTAVPVVESAGTPIGRQT; translated from the coding sequence ATGAGCACGCAGGATATCACTGTTGCAACGCGGCTGAACGTCTTTGAGCGCTACCTCTCTGTCTGGGTGGCGCTCTGTATCGTGACGGGCATCGCCATCGGCAAGATCAGCCCCGGACTGGTTGGCGCCTTAAGCCGGATGGAGGTGAGTCACGTCAACCTCCCGGTTGCGATCCTGATCTGGCTGATGATCTACCCAATGATGCTGCGGATCGACTTCTCTGCCATCAGGGACGTCGGGCGGCGACCGAAGGGGATCCTGATCACCCTGTTCGTCAACTGGTTGGTCAAGCCTTTTAGCATGGCCTTCCTCGGCTGGCTCTTCTTCAAGCACCTCTTTGCCGGGATTATCGGTCCCTCGCTCGGAGATCAGTACCTTGCCGGGACCATCATCCTGGCGGCTGCCCCGTGCACGGCCATGGTCTTCGTCTGGAGCTATCTGACCGACGGCGACCCAGCCTACACGCTGGTCCAGGTAGCGTTGAACGACCTCATCATGCTCTTCGCCTTTGCGCCCATCGTCATCTTTCTCCTGGGCGTCTCGAACATCACGGTGCCGTACGACGTACTGCTCTACTCGGTCCTGCTCTATATCGTCATCCCTCTTGTAGCCGGGGCTGCCTCTCGCGCGGCGCTCCTCCGGACTCACGGCCCCGCGTGGTTCGAGGGCGTTTTTCTTGCGCGGCTCAAGCCGGTCACTATTGTGGCCCTCCTGGCCACCCTCGTCATCATCTTCGCCTTCCAGGGGGAGGTGATCCTGGGTAAGCTCTCGCACATCGTGCTCATCGCCATCCCTCTGCTTATCCAGGTCTACTTCAACTCAGGGTTGGCGTATGGGTTGGCGTGGCGGCTCCGTGTCCCACACTCGGTCGCGGCTCCTGGCGCGCTGATCGGCGCCAGCAACTTTTTCGAGCTGGCCGTCGCCACCGCCATCTCGCTCTTCGGCCTCACCTCCGGCGCGACATTGGCCACGGTGGTCGGGGTCCTCGTCGAGGTGCCGGTCATGCTCTCGGTGTGCTCGATCTGTAATCGCACACGTCATTGGTTTACCGAGCCCACGGCGGTCCCGGTCGTCGAATCAGCCGGAACACCAATCGGCCGACAGACGTGA
- the arsR gene encoding Arsenical resistance operon repressor: MGFLVPKDFKRTARWFHALSDETRLQIIERLSDGEQCVCDLTDMLATTQSLLSFHLKTLKEAGFLTDRREGRWVYYSLNPEAIEDLEQFIGSLKPRGRGLRVSLKRCD; encoded by the coding sequence ATGGGATTTCTGGTGCCGAAAGATTTCAAGCGTACCGCGCGTTGGTTTCACGCGCTCTCCGATGAAACGCGCCTGCAGATCATCGAACGTCTGAGCGACGGCGAGCAGTGCGTCTGCGACTTGACCGACATGCTGGCGACAACCCAATCGCTGCTCTCCTTCCATCTCAAGACGCTCAAGGAGGCCGGATTCCTAACGGACAGGCGGGAGGGTCGATGGGTGTACTACTCGTTGAACCCGGAGGCGATCGAGGATCTGGAGCAGTTTATTGGCTCGCTGAAGCCAAGAGGACGTGGGCTTCGCGTTTCGTTGAAACGATGTGATTGA
- a CDS encoding Putative transcriptional accessory protein containing S1 RNA-binding domain (Evidence 3 : Function proposed based on presence of conserved amino acid motif, structural feature or limited homology; PubMedId : 9008164; Product type pf : putative factor) yields the protein MLQTIEQRIATELGVKPAQAIAAVQLLDEGATVPFIARYRKEITGELDDIQLRLLEERLTYLRELEERRATVLASIEEQGKLTAELKAEIVGAETKQRLEDLYLPYKSRRRTKAQIAREAGLEPLADALFDDPTLVPEIEAAKYVRTDTEPPEQHVPDVKAALDGARQILMERFSEDAGLLDGLRRYLSDHALIVSMVAEGKESEGAKFRDWFDFREPIKSAPSHRVLAMLRGRNEDILRLALKTEPELEDPPRASPCEAMVAGHFGITDKGRPADTWLLDSVRSAWMVKLSLHLKLELMNEMRERAEDEAIRVFARNLHDLLLAAPAGPRITIGLDPGIRTGVKVAVIDKTGKLVDTSTIYPHEPRRDWDGALATIRQLAQKHGAELIAIGNGTASRETDKLAADLIKRHPELKLAKVVVSEAGASVYSASELASKEFPDIDVSLRGAVSIARRLQDPLAELVKIDPKSIGVGQYQHDVNQGKLARSLGAVIEDCVNSVGVDVNTASVPLLTRISGLTPTLAGNIVSYRDQHGAFKSRKQLRLVPRLGDKTFELAAGFLRINNGDNPLDASAVHPEAYPVVERILADIKKSIREVIGDGNAVRALTPEKYTDDKFGLPTVQDILTELEKPGRDPRPEFKTALFREGVESLMDLESGMMLEGIVTNVTNFGAFVDIGVHQDGLVHVSALADKFVKDPHSIVKAGDVVKVKVLEVDIARKRIALTMRLSDEVTARIDGTISHRRGKPPLPKPKPDALQQRSAIAAAFAKLNQRYQ from the coding sequence ATGCTTCAAACCATCGAACAGCGCATCGCCACCGAGCTTGGTGTCAAGCCTGCCCAAGCCATTGCCGCGGTTCAATTGCTTGACGAGGGTGCCACCGTGCCCTTCATAGCCCGCTACCGCAAGGAAATTACCGGCGAGCTGGACGACATCCAACTGCGGTTACTTGAGGAACGACTGACCTATCTGCGCGAACTCGAAGAACGCCGTGCGACAGTGCTTGCGTCCATAGAGGAGCAGGGGAAGCTGACGGCCGAACTGAAAGCCGAGATCGTTGGTGCCGAGACCAAACAGCGTCTCGAAGATCTCTACTTGCCCTACAAATCCAGACGACGCACCAAGGCCCAGATCGCGCGCGAGGCCGGTCTGGAGCCCTTGGCCGATGCCCTGTTCGACGATCCAACACTCGTTCCGGAGATCGAAGCCGCAAAATATGTTCGAACGGACACTGAACCGCCGGAGCAGCATGTACCGGATGTCAAGGCAGCGCTCGATGGCGCACGCCAGATTCTGATGGAACGGTTCTCTGAGGATGCCGGGCTGCTCGACGGGCTGCGTCGTTACCTGTCCGATCATGCGCTGATCGTCTCCATGGTGGCCGAGGGCAAGGAGAGTGAAGGCGCCAAGTTCCGCGACTGGTTTGATTTTCGTGAACCGATCAAAAGCGCTCCCTCGCACCGGGTTCTGGCCATGTTGCGGGGCCGCAACGAGGATATCCTGCGTTTGGCGCTGAAGACCGAACCCGAACTTGAAGATCCGCCGCGTGCCTCGCCCTGCGAAGCCATGGTAGCCGGTCATTTCGGCATCACCGACAAAGGCCGCCCGGCGGACACGTGGTTGCTGGACTCGGTACGTTCGGCCTGGATGGTCAAGCTCTCGCTGCACCTGAAGCTCGAGTTGATGAACGAGATGCGGGAACGTGCCGAGGACGAAGCCATTCGGGTTTTTGCCCGCAACCTTCACGACCTGCTGCTCGCGGCACCGGCCGGCCCGCGGATCACTATCGGTCTTGATCCAGGGATTCGCACCGGAGTCAAGGTCGCCGTCATCGACAAGACCGGCAAGCTCGTCGACACCTCCACGATCTACCCTCACGAACCGCGCCGGGACTGGGACGGCGCACTTGCCACCATTCGCCAGTTGGCTCAAAAGCATGGGGCCGAGTTGATCGCTATTGGCAACGGCACAGCCAGCCGGGAAACCGACAAGCTCGCCGCCGATCTCATCAAGCGCCACCCCGAATTGAAACTGGCCAAGGTGGTGGTGTCGGAGGCAGGGGCCTCCGTGTATTCAGCCTCCGAACTGGCCTCGAAGGAATTTCCCGATATAGACGTGTCTTTGCGGGGCGCCGTGTCCATCGCGCGCCGTCTGCAGGATCCCCTGGCAGAACTGGTCAAGATCGACCCGAAGAGCATCGGCGTCGGCCAGTATCAACACGATGTGAATCAGGGCAAGCTGGCACGGTCGCTCGGTGCGGTGATCGAGGACTGCGTGAACTCGGTCGGCGTCGACGTCAATACTGCATCCGTACCCCTGCTGACTCGCATCTCCGGTCTCACCCCGACACTTGCCGGTAACATCGTCAGCTACCGCGATCAGCATGGCGCCTTCAAGAGCCGCAAGCAGTTACGGCTTGTCCCCCGCCTGGGCGACAAGACATTCGAACTGGCTGCCGGTTTCTTGCGTATCAACAATGGCGACAACCCACTCGATGCCTCGGCTGTGCATCCGGAAGCCTATCCCGTCGTCGAGCGAATTCTTGCCGACATCAAAAAGAGCATCCGTGAAGTGATCGGAGACGGTAACGCCGTGCGCGCCCTCACACCTGAGAAATACACCGATGACAAGTTCGGCCTGCCCACGGTTCAGGACATTCTCACGGAACTCGAAAAACCCGGTCGCGATCCGCGACCTGAGTTCAAGACCGCCCTATTCCGCGAAGGGGTTGAAAGTCTCATGGACCTTGAGTCCGGGATGATGCTGGAAGGCATCGTCACCAATGTCACCAATTTCGGCGCCTTTGTCGATATCGGCGTACACCAGGACGGTCTCGTCCACGTCTCAGCGCTTGCCGACAAGTTTGTCAAAGACCCGCACAGTATCGTCAAGGCGGGCGACGTTGTGAAGGTGAAAGTGTTGGAGGTCGATATCGCACGCAAGCGCATCGCCCTGACCATGCGCCTGTCGGATGAAGTCACAGCGAGGATTGACGGCACCATTTCGCATCGAAGAGGCAAACCCCCTCTACCGAAACCGAAACCAGATGCATTACAACAACGCAGTGCGATAGCAGCGGCTTTCGCGAAATTGAATCAGCGATACCAGTGA
- a CDS encoding conserved protein of unknown function (Evidence 4 : Homologs of previously reported genes of unknown function): MTQAVLVRRPSDLTVAWAQRIVAQHAAGATVSEVSVLSADIGTTTRVRVAVEHNGPETLPRRWFVKLPSRSWRAWCITALPRLLQTEVRFYQEVTQAVPVLRPTVLAAQSRCGRGTTLVLADVTERGAVPGAPGDALTTAQATVVVEQLARLHVQFWNKASLDQEYRWLAGPVRRWEDRLGTALAVPLMQRGLRRAGSAVPIVLHAPAVQYACRRRQAMRLLADGPRTLVHHDVHPGNLFWQQSQPGFLDWQLVRIGEGIGDVAYFLATALTPEIRRTCEARLLARYQQVLEDCRIADLDSTTLRQRYRAHLMYAFEAMVVTLAVGDMMPLESNLELIRRAAAAVEDHDAFAVRPARSAYLG, translated from the coding sequence GTGACGCAGGCTGTTCTCGTTCGCCGACCGAGTGATCTGACGGTCGCCTGGGCGCAACGCATCGTTGCTCAACATGCTGCAGGCGCCACGGTATCGGAGGTCAGTGTGCTGTCCGCTGATATCGGGACGACAACGCGGGTGCGCGTCGCAGTCGAACACAATGGGCCGGAGACGTTGCCCCGTCGTTGGTTCGTGAAACTGCCGTCGCGGTCCTGGCGAGCCTGGTGCATTACGGCGTTACCCCGCCTCCTCCAGACAGAAGTGCGTTTCTATCAGGAAGTGACGCAGGCTGTCCCCGTGCTGCGGCCTACCGTGTTAGCGGCGCAGAGCCGGTGCGGACGGGGCACGACGCTGGTCCTTGCCGATGTGACAGAACGTGGTGCTGTTCCCGGCGCTCCAGGGGATGCGTTGACGACCGCTCAAGCGACCGTAGTGGTCGAACAACTGGCCAGACTTCATGTGCAGTTTTGGAATAAGGCGAGTCTCGATCAGGAATATCGATGGCTGGCTGGTCCTGTTCGGCGATGGGAAGATCGGTTGGGAACAGCCCTGGCAGTGCCGTTGATGCAACGGGGGTTACGGCGTGCCGGGAGCGCTGTTCCCATCGTACTCCACGCCCCCGCTGTGCAGTATGCGTGCCGGCGTCGCCAGGCGATGCGCTTGCTTGCAGACGGCCCACGCACCCTCGTCCATCACGATGTACATCCCGGCAATCTCTTCTGGCAGCAGTCCCAACCGGGATTCCTCGACTGGCAGCTCGTCCGCATTGGTGAGGGGATTGGCGATGTCGCGTACTTCCTGGCTACCGCGCTCACACCTGAAATCCGGCGGACGTGCGAAGCGCGCCTGCTCGCACGGTATCAGCAGGTTCTTGAGGACTGCCGGATTGCGGATCTCGATTCCACAACGCTACGGCAACGATATCGCGCCCATCTCATGTATGCCTTTGAAGCCATGGTAGTGACGCTTGCGGTCGGTGACATGATGCCCCTGGAGAGCAATCTGGAACTCATTCGCCGGGCGGCCGCGGCCGTCGAGGATCACGATGCCTTTGCGGTCAGACCGGCGAGGAGCGCCTACCTCGGTTGA
- a CDS encoding putative Sensor protein yycG (Evidence 3 : Function proposed based on presence of conserved amino acid motif, structural feature or limited homology), whose product MARIEGGFQRKLIGTYLLLVLVIVAVAGVYLYSSLERTPIDRLKASLQAQAQLMSNEVHSALLSRDAKQLQRLVQRLTQQVATRVTVIEAGGRVLADSERTLEQVALMDNHLRRPEVQAAISDGVGSVLRRSDTLGVKMLYLAIPLRQNGVIAGVLRVAMPLSDLRDDLTLLRRTLIIGGLIALAAAVILGFLFARQVTSPIAEMTAVARRMADGDFSRKISAVSSDEIGQLGNALNLMAKRLEDRLAALEEERTKGAAILDSMVEGVLAVDGMNRILFINASACRLFNISSVVAEGRPFLEVIRNKEMLDLLNQTLREGVFAPRELHIFTPVQRVLQVHASPLKGSERSAGALWVMHDVTELRRLEAARTEFVANVSHELRTPLTSVRGYLETLLEGALEDREHARPFLEVIHKHTERLGRLLDDLLDLSNLELGKVTLHRQPTVLAEVVHNVMAIYGPQATKQKIELRTELPDDLPRVMADRDRIAQVLINLLDNGFKFTQKGGAVRVSASLAHPTPDTLHPIVDFVEVAVQDTGIGIPSQDLPRITERFYRVDRARSREMGGTGLGLAIVKHLVKAHGGELLIESELNKGTTVRFTLPIAPPGTDFV is encoded by the coding sequence ATGGCACGGATCGAAGGCGGGTTTCAGCGCAAGCTGATCGGCACGTATCTCCTCCTAGTGCTCGTCATCGTCGCCGTCGCCGGCGTCTATCTTTACTCCTCGCTCGAGCGCACCCCGATCGATCGATTGAAGGCGAGCCTGCAGGCCCAGGCTCAGCTTATGAGCAACGAGGTACATTCCGCCCTCCTCTCCCGAGATGCCAAGCAACTTCAGAGGCTGGTGCAACGGCTTACTCAGCAGGTCGCGACCCGAGTCACGGTGATCGAGGCGGGAGGCCGAGTCCTCGCGGATTCCGAGAGGACACTCGAACAGGTCGCACTGATGGACAATCACCTGCGCCGCCCCGAGGTCCAGGCTGCCATTTCCGATGGTGTGGGGAGTGTTCTTCGTCGAAGCGACACCCTCGGCGTCAAGATGCTGTATCTGGCCATCCCCCTGCGACAGAATGGAGTAATCGCTGGGGTCCTCCGCGTTGCAATGCCGCTCTCTGATCTCAGGGATGATCTTACGTTACTCAGACGAACACTCATCATTGGGGGCCTGATTGCCCTGGCTGCAGCGGTGATCCTGGGTTTCCTGTTCGCCCGTCAGGTGACCAGTCCCATCGCCGAGATGACGGCCGTCGCTCGCCGCATGGCCGACGGGGACTTCTCCCGAAAGATTTCCGCGGTCTCTTCTGATGAAATTGGCCAGTTAGGGAACGCCCTGAATCTGATGGCAAAGCGGCTGGAAGACCGCCTCGCCGCACTGGAAGAGGAGCGGACGAAGGGGGCTGCCATCCTTGACAGCATGGTAGAGGGGGTACTGGCGGTTGATGGGATGAATCGGATTCTTTTTATCAACGCCAGCGCCTGCCGGCTTTTCAACATCTCGTCGGTCGTGGCGGAGGGCAGGCCATTTCTCGAGGTGATTCGTAATAAGGAAATGTTGGATCTTTTGAATCAAACCCTCAGGGAGGGGGTTTTCGCTCCTCGGGAGCTTCATATCTTTACCCCGGTGCAGCGGGTACTTCAAGTGCATGCCTCTCCCCTCAAGGGCAGCGAACGATCAGCAGGCGCACTGTGGGTGATGCACGATGTGACCGAACTCCGTCGCCTTGAGGCGGCCCGTACGGAGTTTGTGGCCAACGTCTCTCATGAACTCCGCACTCCCCTTACCTCAGTCAGAGGATACTTGGAGACCCTCCTGGAAGGAGCGCTCGAGGATCGGGAGCATGCCCGGCCGTTCCTCGAGGTAATCCACAAGCACACCGAACGTTTGGGTCGGCTCCTGGACGACCTGCTGGATCTCTCCAATCTTGAATTGGGAAAGGTGACGCTTCATCGGCAACCGACAGTCCTCGCCGAGGTGGTGCACAATGTCATGGCTATCTACGGACCGCAGGCGACCAAGCAGAAGATCGAACTTCGGACCGAGCTTCCCGATGATCTACCGCGCGTCATGGCCGACCGCGACCGAATCGCGCAGGTCCTGATCAACCTCCTGGACAACGGCTTCAAGTTTACTCAAAAGGGCGGGGCTGTCAGGGTGTCCGCTTCGCTCGCCCACCCTACACCCGATACCCTACACCCTATCGTTGACTTCGTGGAGGTTGCGGTGCAGGATACGGGCATTGGCATTCCTTCCCAGGACCTGCCCAGAATCACCGAGCGGTTCTACCGGGTGGACAGGGCCCGTTCTCGAGAGATGGGCGGGACAGGACTTGGCTTAGCCATCGTCAAGCACCTGGTCAAGGCGCATGGTGGTGAGCTACTCATCGAAAGCGAATTAAACAAGGGAACTACTGTCCGCTTTACGCTACCGATCGCCCCTCCTGGTACGGACTTCGTATAA
- the phoB gene encoding response regulator in two-component regulatory system with PhoR (or CreC), regulation of Pi uptake (OmpR family) (Evidence 2a : Function of homologous gene experimentally demonstrated in an other organism; Product type r : regulator) — MKVLVVDDEKDITALVAYHLEREGFRVLQAHDGLQALELVKRERPSLLVLDLMLPHLSGLDVCRRLRKEPDTARLPILMLTAKAEETDKVLGLELGGDDYLTKPFGPKELVARVKALIRRSEEVQGGEIVKAGSLEIDLDRYTVAIRKRAVELTPKEFDLLKALVLAKGRVLTREYLLDRVWGYERASEIESRTVDVHVRRLREKLGPEAARIVTVKSVGYRFNQDS; from the coding sequence ATGAAAGTCTTGGTCGTGGACGATGAGAAAGACATTACCGCCCTGGTCGCCTATCATCTTGAGCGCGAGGGATTTCGTGTCCTCCAGGCCCATGATGGCCTTCAGGCCTTGGAGCTGGTCAAGCGTGAGCGACCGAGCCTGCTGGTCCTGGATCTGATGCTGCCGCATCTGAGCGGGTTGGATGTCTGCCGTCGGCTCCGCAAAGAACCCGATACCGCGCGCCTACCGATCCTGATGCTGACCGCCAAGGCGGAAGAAACTGACAAGGTCCTAGGTCTTGAACTGGGCGGCGACGACTATCTCACCAAGCCGTTCGGACCCAAGGAGCTGGTGGCCAGGGTCAAGGCCCTGATTCGCAGAAGCGAAGAGGTCCAGGGTGGAGAGATTGTGAAGGCCGGCAGCCTTGAGATCGATCTCGACCGGTATACTGTTGCGATTCGCAAGCGGGCCGTCGAGCTGACACCGAAGGAATTCGACCTTTTGAAGGCCCTCGTTCTGGCCAAGGGCCGTGTCCTGACCAGGGAATACCTGTTGGACCGTGTCTGGGGATACGAGCGAGCCTCCGAGATAGAATCCCGCACCGTCGATGTCCATGTCCGGCGCCTCCGGGAGAAGCTGGGGCCGGAGGCTGCGCGCATCGTCACCGTCAAGAGCGTCGGGTACCGGTTCAATCAGGACTCCTGA
- a CDS encoding putative transcriptional regulator, ModE family (Evidence 3 : Function proposed based on presence of conserved amino acid motif, structural feature or limited homology), with translation MQLEVKSKTWLEADGKFIMGEHGIALLDAIDELGSIQHAARQVGWSYRRAWGYLKTMERHAGVPILVISHGGTAGGGTRLTPQARKLLREYKRLQKTLRAAIRQKSRLLFSY, from the coding sequence ATGCAACTTGAGGTGAAGTCAAAGACTTGGCTGGAGGCAGACGGCAAATTTATTATGGGGGAGCACGGTATTGCGCTCCTCGATGCGATCGATGAGCTCGGGTCGATCCAGCATGCGGCGAGGCAGGTAGGGTGGTCCTATCGGCGCGCGTGGGGATATCTCAAAACGATGGAGCGACACGCCGGCGTCCCGATTCTGGTCATCAGTCATGGAGGAACCGCGGGCGGCGGGACGCGGCTCACACCGCAAGCTCGCAAGCTCCTGCGGGAGTATAAGCGATTACAAAAGACATTGCGGGCAGCCATACGACAGAAATCGCGCCTACTGTTTTCGTACTAA
- the mop gene encoding Molybdenum-pterin binding protein (Mop); putative molybdenum transport component (Evidence 2b : Function of strongly homologous gene; PubMedId : 2820842; Product type f : factor), which produces MEMSARNQLPGTIKKVKVGTVMAEVVMKVGDHELAAAITSGSAKRMKLKVGDKVVAVIKATEVMIAKE; this is translated from the coding sequence ATGGAGATGAGCGCTCGGAATCAACTGCCTGGGACCATCAAGAAGGTCAAAGTCGGTACCGTGATGGCTGAGGTAGTCATGAAGGTCGGAGATCACGAGCTGGCCGCGGCCATCACCAGCGGTTCGGCCAAGCGGATGAAATTGAAGGTCGGTGATAAAGTCGTCGCGGTCATCAAGGCGACCGAAGTGATGATCGCCAAGGAGTAG
- a CDS encoding ABC-type tungstate transport system permease component-like protein precursor, giving the protein MTIMRKRWLKSARKRVVVGLAALGILQIALISSVQAASQNVILATTTSTQDSGLLDVLVPLFEKRTGYAVKTISIGTGQALALGGRGEADVVLVHAPEAEKKYVAEGTLMNRRLVMHNDFVVVGPKEDPAQIRSVKKASDALRRIAEKRETFVSRGDNSGTHQLEKRLWKEAGRDPVGHWYLESGQGMGQTLGIAAEKRAYALTDRGTLLALKKHLALDILVERDPSLLNIYSVMEVSSARFSKVNAAGGKAFADFMVSPAAQEVIKSFGVEKFGEPLFYPDAGKYEEEIGR; this is encoded by the coding sequence ATGACAATCATGCGTAAGAGATGGCTGAAAAGCGCTCGTAAACGCGTTGTCGTTGGGCTGGCGGCGCTTGGCATTCTGCAGATCGCGTTAATCTCTAGCGTTCAGGCCGCAAGCCAGAATGTCATTCTGGCGACGACGACCAGTACGCAGGATTCCGGTCTGCTTGATGTTCTGGTTCCGCTGTTTGAAAAGCGAACTGGCTACGCAGTGAAAACGATTTCTATCGGAACCGGCCAGGCGCTTGCGTTGGGCGGTCGAGGCGAAGCCGACGTCGTCCTGGTGCATGCGCCTGAGGCTGAGAAGAAGTACGTCGCTGAGGGGACGCTGATGAACCGGCGGTTGGTGATGCACAACGATTTTGTGGTGGTCGGTCCCAAAGAAGATCCGGCTCAGATTCGTAGCGTAAAGAAGGCGAGTGATGCGCTGCGCCGAATTGCCGAAAAAAGGGAAACGTTCGTTTCGCGCGGCGATAACTCCGGGACCCATCAGCTTGAGAAACGTCTGTGGAAAGAGGCGGGACGAGACCCAGTCGGTCACTGGTATCTCGAATCGGGTCAGGGGATGGGGCAGACCCTTGGTATTGCAGCGGAGAAGCGGGCCTATGCCCTTACCGACCGCGGCACCCTCCTCGCGTTGAAAAAACACCTCGCCCTGGACATTCTGGTCGAGCGGGACCCATCGCTCCTGAATATCTACTCGGTCATGGAGGTCAGTTCCGCCAGGTTCTCGAAGGTGAACGCTGCGGGCGGAAAGGCGTTCGCCGACTTCATGGTCTCGCCGGCGGCCCAGGAGGTCATCAAGAGTTTTGGGGTGGAGAAGTTCGGTGAGCCGCTGTTTTACCCGGATGCCGGTAAATACGAGGAGGAGATTGGACGCTGA